The Lactuca sativa cultivar Salinas chromosome 2, Lsat_Salinas_v11, whole genome shotgun sequence genome includes the window CCTCTAGCACCTGACTAAAACCTTGTTTGTTTAGCTCTTAATGTCTCTTAAGATTCAGAGCGTTTGGCTAGCACTTAATTTATCATCTTAATTGGAAAAAAATGTCTGACCGAATCAGATGAAAACTCacgtctgaaaaaaaaaaaaagaggacacgtatttttatttttctaatccCTACCTTCGCCTCTTCTCTCTGTCATCAAAGAACACCCGCCTTTATCTTTCTTTCTTCTCATCGACGCATCATTCTCGATCTGCTCGGCGTTCCTCTCTGCCATCGTGGGCGTCGTGTCCGGCTCCAACCGTTGAGCTACAACCCTCCAGCATCGTCGCCGACTGTTGCATCATTCCTCCGGTTGCTACACCATTCCTCCATCCTCAATCTGCTTATCTTCGATCTTCGGGTAATGTCTTCGATTTTCCTATTTCTCTTGCTATGTAATCGATTTTTGCTTGAAATCAGAGCTTCTTTCTTTTGCTAGCGCATGAAATCAGAGTTAACTTTTCCtttgttttgttgtttttgtttccTTTTGCTTTGCTTGAAATCAGGTAATGTCTTCGATTTTTGATTTTCCTACTTTACATAATcatcaaatttgaaatctaacatatatttttttttctaaaatcagAGATGAAATTAGATGTTACTTTTTTCTGTAGACGATACCCAGATGAAATTAGATGTTAATTTTTGTTGAAGACGATACCTAGTTGTAGCCACCATTATAAAGCCTTTGTTTTCGTGATTTCTTGTTATATGCTTGAGATTTCATTTTAGATTCCCAGGGGTACCTTGAATACCAGTCGTGGCATAAGTTATTTCACATTTGGGATGAACAATAAAGGACCTCACGTGAGAGTTCCTCATCACTTTACTTGATGTGTTGAATAGGTTGGAATGAAAGACTGGAGTTTTGAGGcaagaataaaagaatgaaagattgtttgttttttgcATGTCAAGTTTTTAGTGAATGCaaacatttatttataaattgAATTTGTAAAAGATTATTTCTTGTTTAATGCAAGCCCTAATGTGGAATTTTTTGTAAATTTGTGTTTTAAAGTCATGAACATATGTAGTGGATTAAATGTTGATAAAAATTTTATATGTAAATGTGAATTTCTTAAGCTTTTGATGgatttattattaataattattattttttaaacaaaTGATAAAATGGTCATGTTTATCATTCAACATAAAAATTCAAATGTTTCAACCAAACAATATGTTAAATGTTAAGATCTTAAAATTTTAGAATTTCTTAGAAATTTAGACCTCTTAAAATTTCAGATCTTAATAATTCAGATTATGCCAAACAGCCCACAAATCTAACAAATAAATATCTTCATCACCATGAAACATCCTCACACTTAAAGCTTCAATGGAAAAATTGTAAAACCATTAGCAAAAAATTATCGCTGCCTCTTTTCAATATGCAACCCACCGACACTTTTCTTCAATTTGGAGTTGTCAACAAGTACAAAATGCCACTACCATCCCTTTTCTTTtgctttctaattttttttactttctCTTTTACTTTCCCTTCCTTTCCTTCCGTATACTTTCTTTGTAACCCACACCTAGTAAAAAATTGATGTAGTTACATATGTTTGGAGTAAATGAGCATACTCAAATAAGGTGATTATGAATGATGTTGTTAATTGCATAGCAATGAGGGAAGTTGGACAATATCTATAACAACGTATAAAAGATCGACCCATAGAGGATTTGAGAACCCAAAGGGAAGAGGTGTTTGAAAGGGCACTATTTACATTCTAATTATTTGAAGTAGAACAAGAAGGTTTAGATGAAGCGTGATTATCCTGTGTTTATGTGGGTTTAGATACACAATGGTCGATGGTGGTCATTTTATGTTAATGGAGTTTCGAGCTTTTAGTTTGGAAGGAATGGATAAAGGGGGTATAGGTTGACCTACCGGTTTATCAAACAAATATTTTAATAAGTAAATAACCAAACAAcgttaatttaattaaaaaaactataCATAAAGACAATATAGTCTTTTTTTACATCTAGTATGACCAATTACACAATAAAAACATACAATACACGGTTgagttaagaaaaaaaaaagttagaaacCATTAGTGGAAATAATTGGAAGTAAATCCAATATCAATTTTTATTTGTATCCAATGGATCGAATTATATCATATCCATATATTCTATGACCCATTATGAAAATTTCGATTCAAGTTTACTTTTGACATTTAAAATTTTGGATCTAATTAGATCCGTTTTATAGTTGATTTGTAAAACAATGTAACAACATCCGATGTTTATTTTGTGGAGTTGGCTAAAAAGACATCTCATTTTTCTATTTAGACACCCtatttgatttttaaggtttttttattggttgaatttgtattgttttttgaaaaagtaaattataaataatttattatagattgacttttaataaaaatatttatagaatGTCTAAGGGGTGTCAATTTATCAACAACTTATTTTGTTCCTATTAGATTTCAGAAAATAATCTAATTTTATACGTTTCTCgatgaaaaaaataatattgtatacaataaacaaaacaatattgTATTCAATATACAAGTACTATTTTGCTTTTagtcaatttttttaatttttaaattgatATGAAAAACTAATTTCCAACACTATTTATCTTTTATCGAATATATATTTGAATTCAAATAAAAATAGAGAAATTCGAACCAAATACAAGTTTTATTTGTTGTCTAATCAAACGCACTTCGATTGACTGATTGTGCAATGAGGCACCCAATACTAGTGTAAACTGTGACACTTCTATAAACaaactttaaaattttaatttaataacttTGATCAAAGATATATATTTGATAAGTGATGCTAAAAATATTTCAGCACAATAGAAACCCTCGTTCTCAATGGCATCTTGCTCTGGCATCATGCCCAAAAGCACATCCTGAGTCCAGCGGCAGTACTATGGTGGCGGACGGTGGTGGCGGTGACAACAGTGACAATCAAATTTAAGATCTTAAAGACGATAATGGATGCCTTTACCCCCAACCCCCCATTTCAAGAGCTAAAAACATTCAAATTATTTACATCATTTGTTCTTCTTTGTTACACTTTCCAAGTTATACGTTAACGACTATACAAGGACTCTGCAGTCTGCATGCACTCCCTTTTTTAAACCCTACCTCCATTAGAAGCCACCGGTCGCCGGCAACCAGAATTTTTGTTGCCGATCTGTTTCCGAACCGATTCTTTTCTACAATTCTCCGACGCTTTCTGCAATTCCTGAAGGTGTTccaacgttttcaccaactccgCAGCACTCGGCCTGTACTTAGGTTCTCTCGCAAGACACTTCATTGCAAGAATTGCAGCTCTCATGGCAACATCCGAAGAATACTGACCGTCGATCCGCTGATCAATGATTTGAAGAATCCTTCGTTTGCTGATCAAATAAGGCTTAACAAAATCCACGAGTATTTGTTCATTAGATGGACGATTCTTGTCTATGCATCGTCTTCCCGTCAAAATTTCAAGAAGAACCACCCCAAAACTGTAGATATCGCTTCTCTCAGTCAAGTGACCTTCATCCAAATACACAATTTACATCAGATCAATACAAACAAGATCGATTCACACCAAAATATTCcaaaaattaggtcaaaaatagATTACCTGTAGCCATGTACTCTGGAGCTGCATATCCGTAAGTCCCCATGACCCTTGTAGACACATGACTTTTCCCATCGATTGGCCCGTCTTTTGCCAACCCGAAATCCGAAAGTTTTGCGTTGTAGTTCTGGAAAATTGTATAAAAGTCAAACTTGTAAGAAATATATGACAAAGGGTGTTAACAGGAATGAATTTGAGATACATACAGAATCAATCAAGATATTGGAACATTTGAAATCGCGATATATCACTTTTGCATCTGGACTATGAAGGTATGCAAGCCCTTTCGCAGCACCAAGAGCAACCTTCAATCGGAGGTTCCATGAGAGAGGTTGAAAGTAAGAACTCCCTGTTTCAAATTTCAATGatgaattgaaataagatttctGACGAAAATTTGGGCGGATGGATGAATAATGGGaagaaactgaaactgaaacttaCTTCTGAAAAGATGGTTTTCCAAGCTGCCTCGAGACATGAACTCGTATACAAGAAGTCTTTGGTCATCCTCTAAGCAGTAACCGATTAGTTGTACAAGATTTGGATGATGTAGCTGCCCCAAATAGTTGATTTCTGCCTGTTATTACAAAATTCCATGGAGTATTTGATTTTGATCCAATCATCCAATATTAATGAAGTAAAGAAGATGGGTGAGTTTTTATAGTTTATACTTACCAACCATTCTTGGTGACCTTGAAGGCCTTCTTGATTTAATCGTTTGACAGCAATAACAGTGCCAGTTCCAGGCTTAGCAGCTGAAAGCGAGTGTTCATCTATCCAACCCTTGAAAACTAAACCGAAACCACCTTCTCCCAATACACTATCAGGACGGAAGTTTCTGGTGGATGTTCTAAGCACATTGAAACTAAACGACTTCAAATTTGGTGACTTTAATATCTCAGCTTGGCTCCGAGGGCTATGTAGTACTGTTGCAGCGGATAAAACCTTTTTACAGTCAAGTTCAGAGCTTTCTGTTTTCGACCAAACACAGAAACAAGAACTCATTTCAATCTCCTCGTTTTCCCTTTTGATATATAATATATAAGTCGCTGGTTTGCCTGTAAATGAGAAGACAAGGAGGGAGACTGTGTGGGGTTTAATTTGTTTGATGAAGAATCAGTTTTGAGATTGTGAAAAGAACTGAGTGTGGAATTATATCAAACAGGTGGTGGGTGTGAACGGGTTGGCTTCACGAGAACCTTTCCAGAAGAAAAGAAAGCCAATGACAAAGAGAGTTGACTTGTCTCCATTAAATTTTCTCTGCAACTTGCTTTGTCCATGAAAGACATATCAatagtcaagaattaaacaagtcTATACATTTTCAAATGTAAAAGAAAGTTGATTATTTAATTTGGTAATCCAAGTAGGCGGATCTTAATTAATACTGGGAAATGGAGGAATCTAACACACAGTTTAATAATTGGATTATAAAAGTGACACTAGGTTCTTTAGTTTAAACGAAAATCAGGAAAAGACAGAGCAACCTTTTCAAGATCCATTGAGCCGAGTCGGTTGCTTGATTCGAGTTTAACTGTTTCAGACATCCTTATCATCTCGATCATCTTCAGGGCATACTTGATTAACTATTAGTCTATTATTGTTAATTTTCATCTTGATTAAATAAACAGTATTTTCATACAACGTTACAGACTAAACCATATTGTTAATTTAAAAACATCTtcactttattttattttcattatatatctaATTTTCTTTTTGATATCATATTTAGTTAGCGTTTTAGTTATATTATTATACCAGGAAAAAATGTTTAAATAGCAGAAATctgaaaatatatgatttttataatatttattcttAAATTAATAACATATATTTGTCAACGTTCTAATTCTTTTGCAACCACAAACAAGATCTAAAATAAAGAACAAAGACCACTTGTCAAACAAAGTTTTACCAAAGATTACAATATAAAAGAACCAAAGGTAATCCAAAAACATATCAAAAGAGTTCACTGTTCACCATAGATTCTTAAAACATACCAAAAGAGGTCACCGTAGATTCTTCAGGCACGAACTATTGTGGGCAAGTACAAAGGGCAAGGTACTTTAAATTGAAAGCCATGACGTCACCAAAACACAACACCATATACATTTCAATTTTAATAGATAGTATAACATATGAGGCAATGAGATACTGTGGGCAAGATACAATTACAAATGGCAAAGTGCTTTAGTCTAATTCCAACATAAAGCCACACCGGTGAACATCCTTCTCCCTTAAAAGTCACCCAACCCATCCCCTCCCCTTGTGTCAAGGAGAAAGGTGCCAAATCCGGAGGATTGGACCTGTGCAGATGTAATTATGTGGAAAAAAACTTCACAAAGATAGAAAACCTCACACCAAGCTCACGCCAATCAAATTATACCCGTGGATTTCACCATGTGAAAAAAGTACTCATAAAACTAGGGATCATCATTTGGATTGGACTGGACTGGGCCGACTCTTCAACCGGACCGGTTTTACAAAAACTGATCGACCTTGGACCAGACTTGTTAAGGCTTACCAGGTTCAAGTTTGGTTCCCGGTTCTTGGATGTAAAAATGAACATTTGGACCGGACCGAACCGGTCTTCTCTTGGACCGGACCTGTTTTGCAGAAATTTGTGGACCTTGGACCGGGCCTATTAAGACTTATCGCGTCCAAGTTTAGGCCCGGTTCTCGGTCCGAATATCCAAATACTCATCCCTACATCAAACACATTTATAATTGGTGTGAATGGTGGGGATTAATAATTGGTGTTTTTTGGGTTTTGTCTGTATTTTAAATATAGAATTTTATACGTACAACATTTGTGTAACTTATAATAAAAATGTAAGAttacataaaaaaattataacgAAAAGTCAACCAAGTGTATAGTTTTAATAGTATCTAGATTTCTATATAAGGTAATATAGATAGATTCATAGTAATTTGCCAGTAAAAATAAAAACTTGTGGCCCATAAAACTTCGGACAACAACATTTTGTTGACTTTTTTCTACAACTTATTTGACTACAACTCGACAAGGCTCGAGTCCACCATGCAATGAATTTTCCTTTAAAGCAATGTTTTCGGTCAAATAGAATGATTAATACTAGAGTtaattacagttttggtccctgtTGGCATCGTTTTGAAATTTTAATccaagttttaaaattttgacaTATTTGGCCCTCATAGTTGGAAAATCTTGCAAGGTTATCCCTGGTCTAGGAACCAATCTTGGAAGACTTTCCAATAATGAGGACTAACAATGTCAAACTTTCAAAAATTGGACCAAAACTACAAAACAATGCTAATAGCACGTACCAAAAGTGTATTTACACTTAATATTTTATATTAGGCCGAGTGGTATACATTGCACGACGAGGTTCAAGGTATACGTGGCAACGGACCACGACTATGCACATCATCCCGGTCGATCGTGGTTTGTCTGTTTCATGATGGTTCATTGTCCGGGCCACGAGTAGCAACACCCAATGAGGGCTCTTCTTTTTTTGACCGGCTGACTAGCCTTTTTAACGGCCGaaaatttgatatatatatatatatatatatatatatatatatatatatatatatacacacataaaaTACACACaacattttcacaaccaaaaaccacggatcccaaccaaaatacccttctaaaCTTTAGAAATTGCAAACCCGATAACGCTTTTGCATTATATACAACCCCTCGTCAATTCCCGACAATGGAATCACCTCAAGGTGGTTTTGTTTTTTTCTTAACAACCATAATAGTAtcatcataaaataaaatcatCAAACATGTATCTCAAAATCTCATAAAATTCGTCGACATATAATTGTCTCatataaaatatcagagtaagcCCCCAGGCTAAtaaactgtggtgtgtgtcatgccatcAACTCGAGCCCTTCCATTTGCTAACTGAAGTATCTgtaaccaaaactaaaactgtaagcacgaagcttagcgagcttccccaaactaccacataccatacaaagcacatataacaaataacacaACTTTGGGACTACTCCCAACAGCATCGGGACGAATCCCGGCATCGGATTACCCAACATCGGACTCCTGTccggcatcgggctcaccccagCATCCAACAGCATcgggcatcgggctcaccccgacatCGGGATTACCCCgacacatacataacataatcacataatctgcaTCGGGCTTGCTCCAGCATCGGATCGAAGCCcggaacaaataacatataacacataaactagCATACATCAGGCTTGCCCTGAAACACATAATACATGGCATGTTGactaacatacatcgggcttaccccggaacatttaacacataacatataacataatcg containing:
- the LOC111905748 gene encoding receptor-like cytoplasmic kinase 176 → MSSCFCVWSKTESSELDCKKVLSAATVLHSPRSQAEILKSPNLKSFSFNVLRTSTRNFRPDSVLGEGGFGLVFKGWIDEHSLSAAKPGTGTVIAVKRLNQEGLQGHQEWLAEINYLGQLHHPNLVQLIGYCLEDDQRLLVYEFMSRGSLENHLFRRSSYFQPLSWNLRLKVALGAAKGLAYLHSPDAKVIYRDFKCSNILIDSNYNAKLSDFGLAKDGPIDGKSHVSTRVMGTYGYAAPEYMATGHLTERSDIYSFGVVLLEILTGRRCIDKNRPSNEQILVDFVKPYLISKRRILQIIDQRIDGQYSSDVAMRAAILAMKCLAREPKYRPSAAELVKTLEHLQELQKASENCRKESVRKQIGNKNSGCRRPVASNGGRV